From the Priestia koreensis genome, one window contains:
- a CDS encoding MarR family winged helix-turn-helix transcriptional regulator, protein MHLPNNEDIKAQIEHLDQVKDALLKYRNQFIEERYNDWPYHFTPTKDAILKIIYDRKSCVINEITKSLSLSPGAITLVLNQLEEEALIVRIRKPNNRRSVWVELTDKGRIVVEAINETRLSFWGNLLGNLSEEEQNEYFRLMKKMQEGLQKI, encoded by the coding sequence TTGCATCTGCCTAATAACGAAGACATTAAAGCGCAAATTGAGCATCTTGATCAAGTAAAGGATGCTCTGTTAAAATATCGAAACCAATTTATTGAAGAACGTTACAACGATTGGCCCTATCACTTTACACCTACAAAGGACGCGATCTTAAAGATTATTTACGACAGGAAGTCATGCGTCATTAATGAGATTACAAAAAGTCTCTCACTATCCCCAGGAGCCATTACGCTTGTCCTAAATCAGCTAGAAGAAGAAGCGCTCATTGTTCGTATTCGTAAGCCAAATAATCGTCGAAGCGTGTGGGTAGAGCTTACGGATAAAGGACGTATCGTTGTAGAAGCCATTAACGAGACCCGCCTTTCGTTTTGGGGAAACTTACTTGGTAATTTGTCAGAAGAAGAACAAAACGAGTATTTCCGGTTGATGAAAAAAATGCAAGAGGGTCTTCAAAAGATCTAA
- a CDS encoding VanW family protein, with the protein MKKIMSVLLVAVVGAGSYLGYTIYEQSNSKHSSKPVSGIAMAAEKQPASHYKELKPENFTFNLIDARTGETIRTFQPVHFDDKSTYEDTIKHLASDLADKYDTPMENAKMDANGNLVGGHKRVVLKEKELVSRLKDLHIYSRNIQVPIEETEPNVTLETAKGINEVVIGSYKTGFNVHDTGRNRNVELSALAINNIILGPGDTFSYNETVGERTAARGYQPAHEIVNKELTMGIGGGICQTSSTLFNAIDLAGLEVVTRTNHSKQVGYVPKGRDATVSWGGPDFKFKNPRNYPVLIKTIMDKQNGSLTVEVRTAKRYTLS; encoded by the coding sequence ATGAAAAAAATAATGAGTGTTTTATTAGTGGCAGTTGTCGGCGCTGGGTCGTATTTGGGATACACTATTTATGAGCAGTCAAACTCCAAGCACTCTAGTAAACCTGTAAGTGGTATTGCTATGGCTGCAGAAAAACAACCTGCTTCACACTACAAAGAATTGAAGCCTGAAAACTTCACCTTTAATTTAATTGATGCTCGTACTGGGGAAACGATTCGCACGTTTCAGCCCGTTCATTTTGATGATAAAAGTACATATGAAGATACCATCAAGCATTTAGCAAGCGATTTGGCTGATAAGTATGATACGCCGATGGAAAACGCAAAGATGGACGCAAATGGAAATTTAGTTGGTGGGCATAAACGAGTTGTTCTGAAGGAAAAAGAGCTAGTGTCGCGATTAAAAGACCTTCACATCTATTCACGTAATATTCAAGTACCTATTGAAGAAACCGAGCCTAACGTCACGTTAGAAACGGCAAAAGGTATTAATGAAGTTGTGATTGGTTCCTATAAAACAGGATTTAACGTACATGATACAGGACGTAATCGTAATGTCGAGCTATCAGCACTTGCAATTAACAACATCATTTTAGGGCCTGGAGATACGTTCTCTTACAATGAAACAGTAGGAGAGAGAACCGCAGCAAGAGGCTATCAACCAGCTCACGAAATCGTAAATAAAGAGCTGACAATGGGAATTGGCGGAGGAATTTGTCAAACATCCTCTACGCTCTTTAATGCGATTGATCTAGCAGGTCTCGAAGTGGTTACACGTACAAACCACTCTAAGCAAGTAGGATATGTACCAAAAGGCCGTGATGCAACGGTTTCGTGGGGAGGACCAGATTTTAAATTTAAAAACCCTCGCAACTATCCTGTACTGATTAAAACGATTATGGATAAACAGAATGGATCATTAACCGTAGAAGTTCGAACAGCAAAACGCTATACGCTATCATAA